TATTGCTGGGCAAACAGCGCCACTTCATCGCGTACCTGGTTTTTCACTTCTGGCGTCAACGCATCAAATTGCATTTTCATAATGTCGGAGGCTTCAATCAGCTGCCAGTATTGCTCAAACGAATCGAAACGATAAAACAGCGGCATTTCATGAATTTCGTATTCTGAAAAACCTGCTGCGAGTATCAAATCATCCAGCACACCATCAGCACCCAGCGAGGTGGCTTTTTGCAACGGCGGATGCAATGCCTCGGGCAGTTTGTCTGCCAGCACTTGCTGCGCCCAGTGCATGGTGGTCATTGTTTCTGCGGTTGCCCACACCGCCAACGCCACCCGCCCGCTGGGTTTCAGAACGCGATGCATTTCCTGCAAACCTTTCAGCGGATCGGCAAACAGCATCACACCAAAACGACACAACACCCGATCAAAACAGGAATCGGGAAAGTCCAGACTTTCT
This genomic stretch from Gammaproteobacteria bacterium harbors:
- a CDS encoding methyltransferase domain-containing protein is translated as MSGADNQPDWQAIAEKFDLWLPQLEPVGEDLLRGLEPFSGDLILDVASGTGEPALTLAKQNPEVTVVGVDAAPAMAAVAQRKVDQAGLTNISFTAMAAESLDFPDSCFDRVLCRFGVMLFADPLKGLQEMHRVLKPSGRVALAVWATAETMTTMHWAQQVLADKLPEALHPPLQKATSLGADGVLDDLILAAGFSEYEIHEMPLFYRFDSFEQYWQLIEASDIMKMQFDALTPEVKNQVRDEVALFAQQYQESDGLVIPHAYLLAVAMK